The following proteins are encoded in a genomic region of Terriglobales bacterium:
- the accC gene encoding acetyl-CoA carboxylase biotin carboxylase subunit, which produces MFNKILIANRGEIALRVICACKELGVRTVAVYSEADRNSLPVRFADEAICIGPPRSAESYLNIPAVISAAEIANVDAIHPGYGLLSENANFAEVCETSHIKFIGPPPEVTRLMGEKEKARVAMKKAGVPILPGSEGVIQSEEEGLEWAKQVGYPVILKASAGGGGRGMRVIRSGDELPKLYQAAHSEAAAAFGNGDLYMEKFIERPRHIEFQILADQHGKVITLGERECSIQRRHQKLLEESPSTRVTPKMRKEIGEKLESSLADIGYQNAGTIEFLMDEDGSLHFIEMNTRIQVEHPVTEMVTGVDLVKAQIRIAADEKLGNIITAPIEMRGHSIECRINAEHPEKFTPSAGKITAFNTPGGTGVRVDTAAYTEGVIPPYYDSLIAKLITHGRDREEAIARMSRALEMFIVEGIHTTIPLHRRIMENADFRAAEFDTKFMERFLEKSRNGTGR; this is translated from the coding sequence ATGTTCAATAAGATCCTGATTGCCAATCGCGGAGAGATCGCTCTTCGCGTCATCTGTGCCTGCAAGGAACTCGGAGTACGGACCGTCGCGGTCTATAGCGAAGCCGACCGTAATTCCCTGCCGGTTCGCTTTGCAGATGAAGCTATCTGTATCGGTCCGCCACGTTCGGCGGAAAGCTACCTGAATATTCCTGCAGTCATTAGCGCTGCCGAAATCGCAAATGTCGATGCCATCCATCCGGGATACGGACTCCTAAGCGAAAACGCGAACTTTGCCGAAGTGTGCGAAACCTCGCACATTAAATTCATAGGCCCGCCTCCCGAAGTCACGCGCCTGATGGGTGAAAAAGAGAAAGCGCGCGTTGCCATGAAAAAAGCCGGAGTCCCCATTCTTCCTGGATCGGAAGGAGTGATTCAGAGCGAAGAAGAGGGTCTGGAATGGGCAAAGCAGGTCGGCTATCCAGTGATTCTCAAAGCCTCGGCCGGTGGCGGCGGTAGAGGAATGCGCGTCATTCGCAGTGGCGACGAGCTGCCGAAACTCTACCAGGCAGCACACTCGGAGGCGGCAGCCGCATTCGGCAACGGCGACTTATACATGGAGAAGTTCATCGAGCGGCCCCGCCACATCGAGTTCCAGATCCTGGCGGATCAGCACGGCAAAGTCATAACGCTTGGCGAACGCGAATGCAGCATTCAGCGCCGTCATCAGAAGCTGCTGGAGGAATCGCCGTCAACACGTGTGACTCCCAAAATGCGTAAAGAGATTGGGGAAAAACTAGAGTCCTCGCTGGCCGATATTGGATACCAGAACGCCGGCACCATAGAGTTCCTAATGGACGAAGACGGTAGTCTCCACTTCATCGAAATGAATACGCGCATTCAAGTGGAACATCCGGTTACAGAGATGGTTACCGGAGTGGATCTAGTGAAGGCACAGATACGAATCGCCGCAGACGAGAAGCTGGGCAACATCATCACCGCTCCGATTGAAATGCGCGGACATTCGATCGAGTGCCGCATTAACGCTGAGCATCCGGAGAAGTTCACCCCGTCGGCCGGAAAAATTACTGCTTTTAACACTCCCGGTGGCACTGGCGTTCGTGTAGATACTGCTGCATACACTGAGGGCGTGATTCCGCCTTACTACGATTCTTTAATCGCGAAACTGATAACTCACGGCAGAGACCGTGAGGAGGCAATCGCGAGAATGTCGCGCGCTCTGGAGATGTTCATTGTTGAAGGGATCCACACGACCATTCCCTTACATCGGCGAATTATGGAAAATGCAGATTTTCGCGCCGCCGAATTTGACACCAAGTTCATGGAACGCTTCCTGGAGAAGAGTAGGAACGGAACCGGCCGATAG
- the thiE gene encoding thiamine phosphate synthase has translation MTVIPKPAFALPRLYPILVPSLIGSGTLAESCEFARELFAGGATLLQLREKNASAKEILRWARELRRVLPNEVVLILNDRADLAIAAQANGVHVGQDDIPPEAARRIIGNQRILGISTHNVEQLAVAQQTSANYLAVGPVFTTTSKNKPDPTIGLEGVRQARASTRKPLIAIGGITLQNCQSVIEAGADSVAVIGELLSNPHKVTAQFLLKMAKLG, from the coding sequence TTGACGGTCATTCCAAAGCCCGCCTTCGCGCTGCCACGCCTCTATCCCATTCTTGTACCTTCGCTTATTGGTTCGGGCACCCTGGCTGAGAGCTGCGAGTTTGCCCGCGAACTGTTCGCTGGAGGAGCAACGCTGCTGCAGCTAAGGGAGAAGAATGCGTCCGCAAAAGAAATTCTTCGATGGGCTCGTGAGCTGCGGCGTGTACTCCCGAATGAAGTCGTTTTGATTCTGAACGACCGCGCAGACCTCGCCATTGCCGCGCAAGCAAATGGAGTTCATGTTGGACAGGACGACATTCCTCCTGAAGCAGCTCGGCGAATTATTGGAAATCAGAGAATACTGGGCATCTCAACGCATAACGTGGAACAACTTGCTGTCGCGCAACAAACCTCGGCGAACTACTTGGCCGTCGGACCAGTTTTCACTACTACCTCCAAGAATAAGCCTGACCCAACAATAGGATTAGAAGGCGTTCGCCAAGCCCGCGCCAGCACTCGCAAGCCGCTGATAGCCATCGGCGGAATTACTCTCCAGAACTGCCAGTCTGTCATCGAAGCAGGAGCCGACTCCGTGGCCGTAATCGGCGAGTTGCTATCTAATCCCCACAAAGTGACTGCGCAATTCCTGCTCAAAATGGCTAAATTGGGGTAA
- a CDS encoding amino acid permease, whose protein sequence is MTTQTQVRVLASKSAEFVQGLNLTSATTLVVGSMIGSGIFIVSADIARLVDSPALLILAWVVTGFMTVVGALTYGELAAMMPKAGGQYVFLRESLGPLWGFLYGWSMFAVIQTGTIAAVGVAFGKFLGVLFPAISSDKWLWHIGHVPLWKVGPLALGNMDVGLNSQNLVAIAMVLLLTAVNVLGVKTGAIVQNIFTFSKTAALFGLVLVGAILGSNAEAIRQNFGHFWQNASFSVLHPVQVGVGGPIALVGLLTIVAVAQVGSLFSSDAWNNVTFTAAEVENPRRNLPLSLAIGTGLVTLLYIAANFVYLMVLPLHGDAHGTTVLARGIQYAADDRVGTAVMQQAFGASGAVLMAIAILISTFGCNNGLILAGARIYYAMAKDGLFFRSVGKLHPAYKTPAVSLIVQALWTCVLCLSGSYGQLLDLTMFAVIIFYILTIGGLFVLRRTRPDVPRPYRAFGYPVLPAIYIVMATFIEIVLLRYKPQYTWPGLIIVLLGIPVYLFWSRNAQVESVQESAALNP, encoded by the coding sequence GTGACTACACAAACTCAGGTCCGCGTTCTCGCCTCCAAATCCGCCGAGTTTGTTCAAGGCCTCAATCTCACCAGCGCAACGACCCTCGTTGTCGGCTCGATGATCGGCTCAGGCATCTTCATCGTCTCCGCCGACATTGCACGCCTGGTCGATTCGCCTGCGCTGCTGATTCTCGCTTGGGTAGTGACAGGATTCATGACTGTCGTTGGCGCATTGACCTATGGCGAGCTCGCGGCCATGATGCCGAAGGCGGGTGGGCAGTACGTGTTTCTGCGCGAGTCTCTAGGGCCGCTCTGGGGATTTCTCTACGGCTGGTCGATGTTTGCCGTAATTCAAACCGGCACTATTGCCGCGGTCGGCGTGGCGTTCGGAAAGTTTCTAGGGGTATTGTTCCCTGCTATTTCCTCAGACAAATGGCTTTGGCACATCGGACACGTTCCTCTGTGGAAGGTCGGTCCGCTGGCGCTCGGCAACATGGACGTTGGCTTGAACAGTCAGAACCTTGTGGCCATCGCAATGGTCCTGCTTCTCACCGCAGTGAATGTGCTTGGTGTCAAAACTGGCGCGATCGTCCAGAACATTTTTACGTTTTCCAAGACCGCCGCACTGTTCGGACTCGTTCTCGTTGGCGCAATCCTCGGCAGCAACGCTGAAGCCATTCGTCAGAACTTCGGACACTTCTGGCAAAATGCGTCATTCAGCGTACTTCATCCAGTGCAGGTCGGAGTTGGCGGCCCAATAGCTCTAGTAGGACTACTTACGATCGTGGCCGTCGCGCAAGTGGGATCGCTCTTTTCTTCCGACGCATGGAATAACGTCACTTTCACTGCCGCGGAAGTTGAGAATCCACGCCGCAACCTTCCCCTGTCTCTTGCAATCGGAACCGGGCTTGTAACCCTGCTGTATATCGCAGCGAACTTCGTCTATTTGATGGTACTGCCGCTGCACGGGGATGCGCATGGCACTACGGTGCTGGCGCGAGGAATTCAGTACGCGGCCGACGACAGAGTAGGCACTGCCGTGATGCAGCAGGCCTTCGGAGCATCAGGAGCCGTACTGATGGCGATCGCAATCCTGATCTCCACCTTTGGCTGTAACAACGGACTGATCCTTGCGGGCGCACGTATCTACTACGCCATGGCCAAGGACGGCCTTTTCTTCCGCTCCGTCGGTAAGCTCCATCCCGCCTACAAGACGCCTGCAGTCTCGCTGATCGTTCAAGCGCTCTGGACTTGCGTTCTCTGTCTCTCGGGCAGCTACGGGCAGTTGCTCGACCTGACAATGTTTGCAGTCATCATCTTCTATATTCTGACCATTGGCGGGCTGTTCGTTCTGCGGCGAACCCGGCCCGATGTTCCGCGCCCCTACCGTGCTTTCGGGTATCCTGTGTTGCCCGCGATTTACATTGTGATGGCAACATTCATCGAGATTGTGCTACTCCGCTACAAACCGCAATACACTTGGCCAGGATTGATCATTGTGCTGCTCGGAATTCCTGTCTATCTGTTCTGGTCGCGAAATGCACAGGTTGAATCCGTCCAAGAAAGTGCTGCTCTAAATCCATAG
- a CDS encoding amino acid permease: MANLLATKPLSVLMNEAQETGEHSLKRALGPVNLVTLGIGAIIGAGIFVLTGNAAAQYAGPAITLSYVLAGLGCVFAGLCYAEFASLIPIAGSAYTYGYATLGEFFAWIIGWDLILEYAFGAATVASGWAGTIIFFLQSFGINLPPRLTATPGTDLYFVNNAWQAAGAPSLVGLSPSQLAALPHEVGIFNLIAFLGIMMITVILVVGIKESANFNTTIVFIKLVAVVIFIAVAASWVIAHPAQARANWTPFIPLNTGSFGSHGWSGIARGASVVFFAYIGFDAVSTAAQEARNPQRDMPIGIMGSLLICTFLYIVVAGLLTGVVHYPSLNVAAPVSLAMQQIGLRWGSILVNAGAIAGLSTVMLVMMLGQTRVFYSMSRDGLLWKWAGEIHPRFRTPWKSTIIMGLFVGVFTSVVPIGILGQLVSIGTLLAFVIVSVGVMILRKRRPDLHRPFRTPWVPFVPIMAIVLALGLMLALPHDTWIRLVVWLAIGMVIYFTYGRHHSKVQQGHPEAVLEPTR; encoded by the coding sequence ATGGCCAATTTGCTGGCGACAAAGCCCCTAAGTGTCCTAATGAATGAGGCTCAGGAAACTGGCGAGCACAGCCTGAAACGCGCGCTGGGTCCGGTCAACCTCGTTACTCTCGGCATCGGCGCCATCATCGGAGCCGGAATCTTCGTGCTCACCGGAAATGCTGCCGCACAGTATGCGGGACCAGCTATCACTCTCTCTTATGTGCTTGCCGGCCTAGGCTGCGTCTTTGCCGGACTTTGCTATGCGGAGTTCGCTTCGCTCATTCCCATCGCGGGATCGGCATACACATACGGCTACGCGACGCTCGGCGAGTTCTTTGCCTGGATCATCGGCTGGGACCTGATCCTTGAATATGCTTTTGGCGCGGCGACCGTTGCGTCGGGCTGGGCAGGCACCATCATCTTCTTTTTGCAGAGCTTCGGGATCAACCTACCGCCTCGTTTGACCGCTACGCCGGGAACCGATCTGTACTTTGTCAATAACGCCTGGCAAGCGGCCGGAGCGCCCTCCCTAGTCGGGTTGAGTCCGTCTCAACTGGCGGCCTTGCCCCATGAAGTAGGCATCTTCAATCTGATCGCATTCCTTGGGATCATGATGATTACCGTCATCCTGGTTGTCGGCATCAAGGAGTCTGCCAACTTCAACACAACCATTGTGTTCATCAAACTCGTGGCCGTTGTGATTTTTATCGCGGTAGCTGCCAGTTGGGTAATCGCACATCCGGCGCAAGCGCGCGCAAATTGGACTCCGTTTATCCCCCTGAACACCGGATCATTCGGATCCCACGGATGGTCGGGCATAGCCCGCGGAGCCTCAGTCGTCTTCTTCGCATACATTGGCTTTGACGCCGTTTCTACTGCTGCGCAAGAAGCGCGCAACCCGCAGCGAGACATGCCGATCGGCATCATGGGGTCGCTCCTGATTTGCACTTTCCTCTATATCGTGGTCGCAGGTCTGCTCACCGGCGTCGTGCACTATCCATCGCTCAACGTCGCAGCCCCCGTGTCTTTGGCAATGCAGCAGATCGGGCTCAGATGGGGCAGCATCCTGGTGAATGCCGGAGCGATCGCCGGACTGAGTACCGTCATGCTGGTCATGATGCTGGGACAGACGCGAGTCTTCTACTCAATGTCACGCGATGGATTACTTTGGAAATGGGCTGGCGAAATCCATCCACGTTTTCGCACGCCGTGGAAAAGCACAATCATCATGGGATTGTTTGTTGGCGTTTTCACGAGCGTTGTTCCTATCGGCATTCTCGGGCAGCTCGTCTCGATCGGTACTCTGCTCGCATTCGTGATCGTCAGTGTTGGTGTGATGATCCTCCGGAAACGTCGTCCTGATCTTCACCGGCCGTTCCGCACTCCGTGGGTCCCGTTCGTGCCGATTATGGCCATCGTTCTGGCTCTCGGGCTTATGCTCGCGCTTCCACATGACACCTGGATTCGCCTGGTCGTGTGGCTGGCGATCGGCATGGTCATTTACTTCACCTATGGCCGCCATCACAGCAAGGTGCAGCAGGGGCATCCAGAAGCAGTACTCGAACCAACGCGGTAA
- a CDS encoding potassium channel protein: MALSLARNPLHAFRRLLWIGVALLLVSAIGTIGYRSIEGWSWLDSLYMVVITFSSIGYGEVHPLSPTGREFTIALISCGAVLVALGIGTLTQALLEFELLQFFGRRRVERQIARLSGHYIICGAGRVGRSTARELARKPVPFLIIEKDQAKAEGFPPEWLTMFGDATQESTLIAARIDQAAGLVAATTTDASNIFIVLNARSLNGKLKIIARASEEESGKHLTKAGANSVISPYAFAGHQIAQGLLRPNVVDFLTLTTGRDGGHEMVIEEIAVAPRSPLAGITVGESGIHRDYGIIILAIKHSDGNTSFNPRARDEIRAGDYLIAMGEPASMSNLELAAGNPQ; encoded by the coding sequence ATGGCGCTCTCACTTGCCAGAAATCCGCTTCATGCATTTCGCAGACTGCTATGGATCGGCGTTGCTCTATTACTGGTTTCCGCAATTGGAACCATCGGTTATCGCTCCATCGAAGGCTGGAGTTGGCTTGATAGCTTGTACATGGTTGTGATCACCTTCAGTTCCATCGGATATGGAGAGGTCCATCCGCTTAGCCCAACGGGTCGTGAGTTCACGATTGCTCTAATCAGCTGCGGAGCGGTGCTTGTCGCTCTCGGCATCGGGACACTCACCCAAGCTCTGCTAGAATTCGAGCTTCTTCAATTCTTCGGCAGGCGCAGAGTGGAACGGCAAATCGCTCGTCTTTCCGGACACTACATCATCTGTGGCGCCGGACGCGTGGGCCGCAGCACGGCTCGCGAGCTTGCCCGCAAGCCCGTCCCATTCCTGATCATCGAGAAGGATCAGGCAAAGGCCGAAGGTTTCCCTCCCGAATGGCTAACTATGTTCGGAGATGCCACGCAGGAGAGCACGCTAATCGCAGCGCGCATCGATCAGGCTGCGGGGCTCGTGGCTGCAACTACAACCGATGCCAGCAACATATTCATCGTTCTGAATGCGCGCAGCCTGAATGGAAAATTGAAGATCATCGCGCGGGCCAGCGAGGAGGAATCCGGCAAGCACCTTACCAAGGCGGGCGCCAATTCTGTAATCTCGCCGTACGCGTTCGCCGGGCATCAGATCGCGCAGGGTCTGCTGCGTCCCAACGTTGTCGATTTCCTCACCCTTACTACAGGGCGCGACGGTGGGCACGAAATGGTGATCGAAGAAATCGCGGTTGCACCTCGCTCTCCCCTGGCGGGAATAACAGTCGGGGAGTCGGGAATCCATCGCGATTACGGCATCATCATCCTCGCCATCAAACATTCAGACGGCAACACTTCATTTAATCCAAGAGCCCGTGATGAGATCCGAGCGGGCGATTACCTGATCGCCATGGGGGAACCCGCAAGCATGTCCAACCTCGAGCTGGCCGCCGGCAATCCCCAATGA
- a CDS encoding NAD(P)H-hydrate dehydratase, with product MKIVTAAEMREIDRITTEKYGVPSLTLMENAGGGVARFVLQQYPQAKRITVVCGKGNNGGDGFVAARKLHEAGRDVRVVLLAEPNDVKGDARENLKRLPLSPTIANSTAMLDANNSLFSETDLLLDAIFGTGFRPPLPELANHAIELIGKSSAAVISVDIPSGADADSFNVDQPGSCRSSAIVTFTALKPGIVFSALTRGPIVVARIGSPDEAIVSKLGLEWNEVPTLLRRPRKLNSNKGLYGHVLIVGGSLGKSGAPTMASTAALRIGAGLVTCAVPRSVQPIVAGAIPELMTEPLDENAAGTISERALDEAESKLLLQRKNVVAVGPGLGRDAETVRAVRGFVAHCPLPLVLDADALNAFERESRLLDGSKRLLVLTPHPGEMARLTGSTVKEVEANRIDVARKFAREHRVILVLKGWRTLIADGEGNIWVNTTGNPGLAKGGSGDALTGIIAGLIAQHSDHIVDAARAGVYLHGLAADAALSAQTEETMLASDVIGALPAALRIARKPADEFMLIQRGEPLW from the coding sequence ATGAAAATCGTTACAGCCGCTGAAATGCGGGAGATCGATCGCATCACCACTGAGAAATACGGCGTCCCTTCCTTAACCCTCATGGAGAATGCGGGTGGCGGGGTTGCGCGATTTGTGTTGCAACAGTACCCGCAAGCAAAGCGAATTACTGTCGTATGCGGCAAGGGAAACAACGGTGGTGATGGATTCGTCGCTGCGCGGAAGCTACATGAAGCTGGACGGGATGTTCGAGTCGTGCTGCTGGCTGAGCCCAACGATGTAAAAGGAGATGCACGCGAGAATCTGAAACGACTGCCCTTATCGCCAACAATTGCCAACTCGACGGCAATGCTCGATGCGAACAACAGCCTCTTCAGCGAAACGGACTTGCTGCTCGATGCGATCTTTGGCACAGGCTTTCGTCCTCCCCTGCCCGAGCTTGCGAACCATGCGATCGAGCTGATCGGGAAGTCCAGCGCTGCAGTGATCTCGGTCGATATCCCTTCCGGCGCTGATGCCGATTCATTCAACGTGGATCAACCCGGCTCTTGCCGCAGCAGTGCGATCGTAACCTTCACCGCATTGAAGCCGGGCATCGTTTTCTCTGCGCTCACGCGCGGCCCAATCGTGGTCGCGAGAATTGGCTCACCCGACGAAGCCATCGTCTCGAAGCTTGGTTTGGAGTGGAACGAAGTGCCGACGCTTCTGCGCAGGCCGCGGAAACTTAATTCCAATAAGGGACTCTACGGCCACGTGCTGATCGTCGGCGGTTCGCTCGGAAAGTCGGGGGCTCCGACGATGGCATCGACGGCAGCTTTACGAATCGGCGCTGGGCTTGTAACCTGTGCCGTGCCCAGGAGCGTTCAACCAATTGTGGCCGGAGCCATTCCGGAACTGATGACCGAGCCACTGGACGAGAATGCGGCCGGAACAATTTCAGAACGGGCTCTCGATGAAGCTGAATCGAAGCTCCTTCTCCAACGCAAGAATGTGGTGGCGGTTGGCCCTGGATTAGGTCGAGATGCGGAAACAGTGCGAGCGGTTCGTGGCTTCGTTGCGCACTGCCCGCTTCCATTAGTGCTCGACGCCGATGCGCTAAATGCATTCGAACGCGAGAGCAGGCTCCTCGATGGCAGCAAACGGCTCCTCGTGCTCACACCGCACCCGGGCGAGATGGCGCGCCTGACCGGAAGCACGGTCAAGGAAGTCGAAGCCAATCGCATTGATGTTGCGCGGAAATTCGCACGCGAACATCGCGTCATCTTAGTGCTCAAAGGTTGGCGGACACTCATCGCCGATGGCGAAGGCAACATCTGGGTGAACACCACCGGGAATCCGGGACTGGCGAAAGGTGGAAGTGGCGACGCGTTAACCGGAATTATTGCTGGTCTAATCGCCCAGCATTCAGATCACATCGTCGATGCTGCCCGAGCGGGAGTTTACCTGCACGGCTTGGCCGCAGATGCTGCGCTCTCCGCTCAAACTGAGGAAACCATGCTCGCCAGCGACGTAATAGGCGCCCTGCCTGCCGCTCTTCGCATCGCTCGAAAGCCCGCAGATGAATTCATGTTGATCCAACGCGGAGAGCCGCTCTGGTGA
- the tsaE gene encoding tRNA (adenosine(37)-N6)-threonylcarbamoyltransferase complex ATPase subunit type 1 TsaE, whose amino-acid sequence MKANQELHSHSPEETIAVGHQLTQYLEAGQMVILRGDLGAGKTTLIKGVAEGFAAAPQEDVTSPTFTLVHEYRGPAITIFHIDLYRIDTERELLTLGIDDLRAELGSILLVEWGEKFQQITAQSDGEISITRTGESDRRIIYRSRK is encoded by the coding sequence GTGAAGGCAAATCAAGAGTTGCACAGTCATTCTCCGGAAGAAACCATTGCCGTTGGACACCAGCTCACGCAGTATCTCGAGGCCGGTCAGATGGTTATTTTGCGTGGTGATCTAGGGGCTGGAAAAACAACATTGATAAAGGGCGTCGCTGAAGGCTTTGCCGCCGCTCCTCAGGAAGATGTCACCAGCCCAACTTTCACGTTGGTCCACGAATACCGCGGGCCGGCCATCACAATTTTTCATATCGATTTATACCGAATCGACACAGAGCGCGAACTGTTAACGTTGGGCATCGACGACCTTCGCGCCGAACTCGGAAGCATCTTACTAGTGGAATGGGGAGAGAAGTTTCAGCAAATCACGGCTCAGAGCGACGGGGAAATATCGATTACGAGAACAGGCGAGAGTGACAGAAGAATTATCTATCGTTCGCGAAAGTAG
- a CDS encoding enoyl-ACP reductase, whose protein sequence is MINMQGRVAIVFGIANKRSIAWAIAQKLQAAGATLAITYQNERLAQEAKDLIEALPRAAAFQCDVSNDLEINQLFDQIKSRYGKLHTLVHSVAYAPPDELKNDFIFTTREGFRIAHDVSVYSLIAVARAATPLMTEGGSVITLTYYGAEKVVPRYNVMGVAKAALEASVRYLAADLGQQKIRVNAISAGPIKTLAARGISGLGDMLKAHAERAPLKRNVEASEVGDAALYLASDLSTAITGETIYVDCGYNIMGF, encoded by the coding sequence ATGATCAACATGCAGGGTCGAGTGGCGATCGTTTTTGGGATTGCCAACAAGCGTAGCATCGCGTGGGCGATTGCGCAGAAGTTGCAGGCGGCAGGGGCTACGCTGGCTATCACCTACCAGAACGAGCGCCTCGCGCAGGAGGCGAAGGATCTTATAGAAGCTCTTCCGAGAGCGGCAGCGTTTCAATGCGACGTTTCGAACGACTTGGAGATCAATCAGCTCTTCGATCAGATCAAGTCGCGTTACGGCAAACTGCACACGCTCGTGCACAGCGTGGCATACGCTCCCCCAGATGAATTGAAGAATGATTTCATCTTCACTACACGCGAAGGGTTTCGAATTGCGCATGATGTCAGCGTGTATTCCTTGATCGCCGTTGCTCGTGCCGCGACGCCGCTTATGACGGAAGGTGGAAGCGTGATTACGCTCACCTATTACGGCGCCGAGAAAGTTGTGCCCCGCTACAACGTAATGGGCGTTGCCAAAGCGGCACTGGAAGCCTCGGTTCGGTACTTGGCCGCTGATTTGGGACAACAGAAGATAAGGGTAAACGCCATCTCTGCCGGACCTATCAAGACCCTGGCTGCGCGCGGCATCTCCGGCCTCGGAGACATGTTGAAGGCGCATGCCGAGCGCGCACCGCTCAAGCGTAACGTGGAAGCAAGTGAAGTAGGCGACGCCGCTCTGTATCTCGCCTCCGATCTCAGTACGGCAATTACGGGCGAGACGATCTACGTTGATTGCGGCTACAACATCATGGGGTTTTAG
- a CDS encoding septal ring lytic transglycosylase RlpA family protein — protein MRFTFLFLLMLLLPLAGCGHKETKVSVPPPPDLPPQPSATAKPAPPPVENRDATTPTLPAPAATKPIYTEMGLASWYGAPYHNRRGSNGENYDMNAMTAAHRTLPLNSVVRVTNVKTGTSAVVRITDRGPFIGERIIDLSLAAAKAIDVWEPGTAWVRLELLGTPVPLNSGGKWAVQIGAFDTREAALQMKQSVIDHYHPSDVREFTGPTGEWVRIRVQNDDRELAERISQSITTPEGGVFLVRLD, from the coding sequence ATGAGATTTACCTTCCTGTTCTTGCTGATGTTGTTGCTGCCACTTGCCGGGTGCGGGCACAAAGAAACTAAGGTGAGCGTTCCTCCGCCACCGGACTTGCCGCCACAACCTTCGGCTACGGCGAAGCCGGCTCCTCCACCAGTCGAAAATCGCGACGCAACGACGCCAACCTTGCCCGCACCAGCAGCCACGAAGCCTATATATACGGAAATGGGACTGGCTAGTTGGTATGGTGCTCCATATCACAATCGGCGCGGCTCTAATGGCGAGAACTACGACATGAACGCGATGACGGCTGCCCATCGCACGCTGCCGCTCAACAGTGTCGTGCGCGTTACGAATGTCAAAACAGGAACGTCCGCTGTAGTGCGCATTACCGACCGTGGGCCGTTCATTGGTGAACGCATTATCGATCTTTCGCTCGCTGCTGCGAAAGCTATCGATGTATGGGAGCCCGGGACCGCATGGGTCCGACTCGAACTCCTCGGAACTCCGGTACCTCTGAATAGCGGGGGGAAATGGGCGGTACAGATTGGCGCATTCGATACTCGCGAAGCTGCGTTGCAGATGAAGCAGTCCGTAATCGACCACTACCACCCGAGTGACGTGCGGGAGTTTACTGGCCCAACAGGGGAATGGGTACGCATCCGCGTCCAGAATGACGACCGCGAATTAGCGGAGCGCATTTCGCAGAGCATCACAACGCCGGAAGGCGGCGTTTTTCTAGTGCGACTAGACTAG
- a CDS encoding histidine triad nucleotide-binding protein, translating into MDCLFCRIIRGEIPAKKVYEDEETFVFEDIKPQAPTHVLIIPKKHIVGVREAKAEDASIIGKLHLVAAQIARDRKIENGYRTVFNVGPGAGQSVFHLHLHLLGGRLLSWPPG; encoded by the coding sequence ATGGACTGCCTTTTCTGCCGCATTATCCGGGGTGAAATTCCCGCAAAGAAAGTCTATGAAGATGAGGAAACCTTCGTCTTCGAGGACATCAAACCACAAGCTCCAACGCACGTCCTGATCATTCCCAAGAAACACATCGTTGGAGTTAGGGAAGCAAAGGCCGAAGATGCTTCGATCATCGGGAAGCTTCACCTGGTCGCGGCGCAGATCGCGCGTGATCGCAAAATCGAGAATGGATATCGGACGGTGTTCAACGTTGGGCCCGGCGCGGGACAGTCAGTATTCCATTTACATCTGCACCTCTTGGGAGGACGGCTATTGAGTTGGCCTCCGGGATAA